CCATCCAAACAATAGGTTTCAGCGTGGGTGGTTTGCGGATATGAATGTCCTCGTATAGCGAAATACTTAAATAGTAAATTTCCTATAAATATCATTATAGAATCATTGGGTGTGCGTCAACAGGGTGCGATCGCACTTTGGCCCCAGGCACCACCACCTTGATTGGGCACAGAGGCCGTAGGTTTCTAGATAAATCTCTTAGAGAAATTTGTCTGTATAGGGTGGGTTGTGCATCAACATCAGCGATAGTCCTCTCTTTCTACCCAGCGATCGCAAGTTGATCAAAATCAATCGCCTCGATCTCCTCGTGAGTGTCAGCCTGCGAAGCTAGCCACAGATCACGATTCTTCTGCATTCCTAGCCAGGTTTCTGCACTCAGACCCACAGCTTTCTCTAATCGAAGGGCCATATCAGCAGATACTGCCGTTTGCTGCGAGACCACACGGGCAACGGTCGAATGAGAAACCCCTAGGCGCTTCGCAAAATCACGAGCGCTCAGGCCATAAGGCTCCATGTAGAACTCTTGCAGGATTTCTCCTGGATGAGCTGGGTCATGCATTCTCATTAGTGATAGTTCTCATAATCCAAAATGTAGACATCGCCGTCAATAAATTCAAACGTTAATCGCCAGTTACCACTGACCCAAAATGAGCTGACGAGTCGACCTGCCGTTGATCTGTCGCAAGTTGTACAACCATTTCTGTTCGCGAAGAAACGTCGAGCTTACGGAACATCCTTTTGAGTGCCTTTTTAACAGTATTTTCAGTAATCCAAAGTTCAGCGCCCACCTCCGCATTCGTTCGGCCCGACGCAACTAAATCTGCGATCTGTAGCTCACGAGAAGTAAGGTGATTGCGCTTCAAAGACAGACCATTTTGCTTAGCTGTCCGTTTGCTCGTTGTCCAAACAGATAAATGTAAACAAACAGCGCTCACGTCCGCTAGGTCTTGTGCATCAAAAGCAGGCATCGACTTTTCTCGGGTACAGCCCACCACGCCGACCAGTTGCCCCTCGCTGACAATCGGGCCTGCCATCACATGCCAGTGATCGGGGCGAGGACAAATCAGCCGCCAAGCCTTGGGTGAAGTGACGAGTGCCTCATGGGCCGGGGCATGGCGCTCTACTAAGTAGCGAGCGATAGGATTGCGTTCAACCGATAGCGCAACGTCTGCAATCTTTTTGAGGTTTTTGTTGCTGCTGCTAGCTGAGAGGATTTGATCAAAGAAGAATATTCCCGAGCGCTGGGCTGCAAAGTACTCGGCCAGTTTGGGAACGAGTTGCGATCGCAACTCGTACTCGTGCTCAACATGATTAATCGCCTGAAATAGGCTTTGTAATGTGCTGTTCATAATTCTAGAGAGTAGCTACCCTCAAAAAAAAGGTACCCGATCGAGGTCTAGTCGTCATCGGATGTTCTCTCTATCGTAGACGGTATAGATTTCCACCGAAACGATTGACTGGAGAAATTGGAATGAATGATTCACAAAAGCACATCATCGGTTTAGTCTTTTATCCGGGGATGACAGCCCTCGACGTGATTGGCCCGCAAACCGTATTCACTGGGTTGCCGGGAGTCCAGGTTCATCGCATCTGGAAAACGTTGGACCCTATCTCGACAGATGATGGGATGGTGATTGTGCCAGACACGACCTTTGCAGATTGTCCGGCTTTGGATGTTGTTTGTATCGGAGGCGGACGTGGGCAGGGCGCAGTGACAGACGATCCAGAATTGCTCAATTTTCTTCAACAACAGGGACGGACTGCCAAGTTCGTTACCTCTGTGTGCGGCGGGTCTGAGTTTTTGGCGAAGGCAGGACTGCTGCAAGGCTATCGCGCAGCAACACACTGGGCAGCACGGGAACAGCTTGCAGGCTTAGGCATTGACGTTGGAACTGAGCGCGTCGTCATTGATCGCAATCGCATGACAGGGGGCGGCGTCACAGCAGGCATTGATTTTGGTCTGGTGGTCGCATCAAAACTATGTGGAGAGGAAGCAGCCAAAATTGCTCAACTCATGATGGAGTATGATCCGGCCCCTCCCTTCGACGCGGGTTCTCCAGAGAAAGCAGGTACAGAGCTGGTTGAGAAAGCAATGGCACAAGTAGCTGGCGTTTTCAATCCCCCCATCAAGCAGGGAGTATGAAATGACCATCAATCTAGACGTTGAACGCGATAATACTTACGCCAAAAATTGGGTAAATATCGGCTTTTATGCGGTTTCGATTCTCTTTAACGTCTGCCTGATGGCTCAGGTATTAACGGTCGGCGTTGCCTACTTCTCCGATCCTGCTTGGTGGACTGTTCATAAGTGGCTCGTGCGGGGCTACGGCGGATTGTCATTGGTCTTACTGGGAGGAGCGTTCATGACGCCATCTTCAGCCAGGATTCGATCGCTTGCCGCCAGCCTACCCGTGCTGATGGGATTCCAGTTTTTCAGTCTCCATGTCAAGACTCCGCTGCATTTAGAGATCTTCCATCCTCTGATTGGATTTGCGTTGTTCTATGTTTCCTCAAGTCTTGTACACAATGTATCGCGTCGCTTATTTCCGACTGGCAATCCAAGCGTGCATTAGCGATGAAACAATCGCTTTCACTCAGATTGCTCGTTGAGCATACCAAGCATAAATATGGAGAGCTTGAAAAAATAAAATCGGCGTGTTGAAGCCATTGGACATCATGGTTGACTCAATTTCTGGGAGCGGTCGGAGCGCGACCTCTTGGCGGTAAAGCGTAGGAAGCTGTTCAATTTGTTCGATAGGCATCCCAGAAAACTTCAGCAGTCGGAGCCACGTTTCAAGTAGCTGATCGTACTGGACCGTAGACTGATCGGATGCAAGGGTAGCGTTAACGAAGTATCCACCTGGACGCAGCCGTGAGGCAATCTGACCAAAGAAACGACTAATGTCCTCTTGCAGCAGTAGAAAGTGGGAAACGAACAGGCAAGTTGCCGCATCGAATAAATCCATTGGGGGTAAAGAATCAAGATAGCCTTCGTGAAACGTGATGCGGGAGGCGATGTCGCTTTCTTCAGCTTTTTGCCTGCAAATCTCTAACATGGGGGCCGCAGGTTCTACTGCTGTAAACTGCCACTGCGGAAAGGCTTGAGCAAGAGAGAGCAGCTCTAACCCTGTCCCTGCACCCACACAGAGAATTCTGGCATCAGCAGGCAGCCCAGCAAGTACGGCGTGCATGAGAAAGTGCAGTGTTTCGTGAATAGGGGCGAATTTAGCATTCCCCTGATCGTAGGAAGCAGCGCGTTCTTGATCGAAAACAATCGATGTCTTTTGATTTTGCATGATGAAATCTACTGTTGAAGCCCAAAAAGTGTGGTGTAGCTCGGATCGATAGTTGAGGTACTAATCCAAGCGATAGTCTTAAACTAACCCAACTTCAAGCTCAGATTAATTCTAATATTGATATAGTATTGATACCAAAAATGCATTAATACAGCATGGAAATACAGGATTTTCGCTGCTTTGTTGTTCTGTCTGAAGAGCTAAACTTTCGGCGGGCAGCAGAGAAGCTAAATATGTCACAGCCTCCTTTAACGCGCTTGGTGAAGCGGCTTGAGCAGGACGTCGGCGTTGCGTTGTTCAATCGTACGACTCGCACGGTTGAGCTGACTGAGGCAGGCCAATATTTTTTGCAGGAAGCCAGAGCGTTCCTACTCCATGCAGATGAAACCGCCCGACGGATTCGCCATGCAACAGCAAACGCTTCAAATCATTTGAAAATTGGCTATGTTCCTATCGCGCTGCACACCGTGATGTCGCCCTTTCTAAACCGTTGTCGAAGTCAGTTTCCACAGGTCGAATTAGATTTGCGCGAGCGATCAACCGATAGGATTATCGATCAGCTCCATAGTGCAGAGATAGATATTGGGTTTCTCTACATGCCAGCGTATTCCACCTTGCTTGAGTTCAAACGTGTTTACCGAGAGCCGATGGCATTAGTTGTACCTGCTGATCATGCGATGGCAGATCGGTCTTCAGCAAGCTTAAGAGAATTCGCGAATGATATCTTCGTTCTGCATCCTCGTGATGAAAATCCGGCGATGCATGACGAGATTTTACGCTGTTGCACGATAGCAGGATTTTCGCCCCGAACGCTCAAGCAAGCTCATGACCAAACCTGTATGGCTTTATTGTTAGCAGGACAGGGCATTCATTTTGTAGCTTCGGGCCTAGACTGCCTTGGCTCTAAAGGGCTACATCGGATTGCGATTAGTGACACAGCACCTGCGCTAGAACTTGCGATCGCATGGCGAAAAGAAGATCCCTCTGCTGTCGTAAAGTCACTGGTCAGCAACCTCTCAACAGTATGTTCGCAGCTTAGAAGGCTGTCGTCGGAGGGACAATCGCTTCATTAACATCGATATCAGTTGGGTTTAGCGGGGTGAGCCGCTGAGATCTAGAACTTGACTATGCTCAAGCTTAGTGAGGAGTTATTTAGTGAGTTGCGATCGCATCAGGGCACACAGGAAAGAAGAGTCGCTCTAACAGAGGTTTCAAGCATTCTTTAATAAGGGGATTCTTGATAACTTCGGCTATAAATCCGATGCAGCCTTTACCTTATCCTGTGTGCGAGTTTCAAAGTCTTCGGCATCATGGCGCTCATGTAACTGTTCTTCCAAAGCGCCCCAGGTGCGGTTGACCATGCGCCCCCGCTTCACGGCTGGGCGTTCTGCTATTTCTTCGGCCCAACGAACCACATGGGTGTAAGACGAGGCATCAAGAAATTCCGCTGCGCTGTACAGGACATTGCGAACAACGCCGCCATACCAAGGCCAGATTGCAATATCGGCAATCGTGTATTGATCACCCGCCATAAATTGATGCGTTTCTAAATGCCGATTCATCACGTCAAGCTGGCGTTTCGTCTCCATTGTGAAACGGTCGATGCAATATTCAATTTTGGTCGGTGCATAGCTGTAGAAGTGACCAAACCCGCCGCCCAAATAGGGGGCTGAACCCATTTGCCAGAACAACCACGACAAACATTCCGTCCGGGTTTGATGATCTGTGGGGATGAGCTGACCAAATTTTTCAGCTAAGTAGAGCAGGATGGAACCCGATTCAAACACACGCGTCGGTGTAGGGGTTGATTGATCCAACAGTGCCGGGATTTTTGAATTGGGATTGACCTCAACGAAACCGCTGCCGAACTGATCGCCGTCGCCAATTTTAATTAGATAGGCGTCGTATTCGGCCCCCGTCTCACCCAACGCCAATAGCTCTTCCAGCATGATCGTGACTTTTTGACCGTTGGGGGTTGCCATCGAATAGAGCTGCAGGGGATGTTTTCCCACCGGTAAGTCTTTGTCATGGGTTGGCCCCGCAATGGGGCGATTGATGCTGGCCCACGCTCCACCATTTTCAGCGTTCCACTGCCAAACTTTGGGCGGTGTGTAGTTGTCTTGACTGCTCATCATCAGGCTCCTTGGTGGGGCAATTAAAAATTGGGATGGTTCTTAAAAGATATCGCTATCGACCGGCTTCGGCTGTTGCCAAGGGCTTAAATCGCATAATCTTAAACTCGCCTTTATTCGCGGCTTCACCTCCATTCAGAACTGGGGAGCGATGGAGTTCGTTGACGGTGAAGTAGATATCGCCATCGGCACCCACGGCAAACCCATCGGGCCAGGAAAGTGTGTCGTCTTGATGGAGAATGCGATAGTTGCCATCGACTCCGGTTACGCCAATCGCATCTTCTGTAATGGAGGTTATATAGACATTACCTGCGGTATCAACCGTTGAGCCATCGGAGATGGTTTTGTCACCATACCGTTCAACCTTTTGCGCCAGCGCTGTTTGGCTAAGGCGGGTATCGCGTAAATCTTTGGCCTGGATACGGTAGAGACTGGTGGATGACATGGGGCCAAAATAGACCCACTCATTATTGGCATCAATAGTGATCGGATTCACGCCGATACGAGCAGGCGCATCGCCAAAAATGACGGTTTCGCCATCAATGACCATATCGATGTCTTCTGGGGTCGTAGATTCTGAACCATCGAGGACGCGACGGGCTCGGCCTGTTTCGATATCCACAACGATGATAGCTCCGGCGCTGTCGGCAATATAAATGGCGTTGTGATCGCGATCGACGGCTAGGTCATTGAGAAAGCTGTCAGGGGTCGTGACGGGGGCAGCGAGATACATAATTTTGTGCAGTTGCTCTTTCCGAGTGTCCCAGGCGATGAGTCGTCCCGCTTGGCTTTTGGCCTGTCCATCAAGCATCCAGAGAATGCCGTTGCGATCGACCTGCAGACCCAGTACGTCGTTCAAACCTGGCCCGTCTCCGGTGGGTGCGCCGGACCAGGCTGGCGTTGGATAGGGTTGGGTGGAACCATCTTTCATTACTTCTAGTACATGATGGGTGGGTTCACCGTAGAAGCCATGCACGCTGATAAAGATGCGCCCGTTAGATGCGATCGCAAGATTTCCAGGTGGAGTATCTGCATCAAAAGCAACAACCGTTTCGAGCTGTGCAGAAGCAGAGAATGCGGTACTGAAGACCATTGCAGCAGCAACCAGCGTAGTACGGCCAGCACTCTTGAGCATTGCTGAAATTCCGTGGGGTCGTTTGCAGCGCATGAAATTAACCATATGAAGATCGTTGTGGATTGCTGTGCCCTCAACACGTTAGGGCATCATGCGTTTGATTCTAATCCAGCCATTCTCTTTGGAGAAACCTTTGATGCGATCGCAACTTTCAAAATCACTTTCGATGTCATGTCACAGAGCAGATGAACGACTCAACATTATTTGCGACCCGATCACGATAATTAGGGTCGACAAGGCCACTACTGGAACTACGGGTAAAAAGCCAAACGCCAACGCCTCTGGAATCCACTGCAGTTGAAAGCCAATCACAAGGGCCTCACCCACGCAGATCGACAGAATGCAGCTCAGGGCAGAGGCTCTCGGGAAGTACAGTGCCGCAATCACGGTGGGGAACAGTACCGCTAGACCTGTGAATGCTTGGGTTGCGATCGCAGCTATTGTATCCGGCGGGTTAAAAGCAATCGCCAACCCAATGATGGCTAAGATCACGATCAAGATCCGCCCCACAAAGGTTTGCTCCTGTAGCGAAGCATTCGGGCGCAGAGACGACACATAGATGTCGCGGGTGATCATCGAGCTGAGGGCCAGCAGTTGCGAATCTAGCGTGGACATAAAAGCTGCGATCGCACCCACCATCACCAGCGCCGCCAGCCAATCTGGCGTATATTCTGCCAGCATCATCGGAAAGATCTGATCGGCAGCTTTTCCCGTCAGTTCTGGGAAAGGAATGTGGCCCCACATACCAATGGAGACGGGGCATATAAACAGTGTCACCGTCACCAGCGGATACAAAATTGCAGAGGTCTGCAGCGCCTTAGGCGTCTTCGGTGTATAAAACCGCATAAAAATCTGCGGAAACATCGGCACGCTCAAAAACCACAGACACATAAAGCTAAACCATTTGCGGGGCGTGAAGAACTGATCAACGCCCTGACGCGAGAGGAGTTCAGGCTTCAAGTCGTATGCAGCCTGATTTGCAGCCGCAAAACCGCCCAGATGATGGGCAATCGTCCCCAAAGCAACAAACATGAGGACAAACATCAAACAGCCCTGCAGTACATCAGTGAAAGCTACGCTTCTCATGCCGCCGACAAACACGTAGGCAACAATGACCGCCGTTAAACCCGTTGCGCCCACGAAGTAAGGGATCTGTCCATTCGTAACGCTCTCTAGTAGATAGCCCGCGCCGATGGGCTGCAGCGTCAGATAGGGCAAAGTGAAGATCACCATCACCGCCAAAAACACCCGCTTCAAGACCGGACTGCGGAAGCGCTCGCCGATCAGTTCTGCCGGTGTGATAAATCCGTGGGTTTGCCCCAGATGCCAAACCTTATCACCAATTAAGAAGAATGCGATCGCAACCAGCGCCGTCCCAAACGCCATCATCGGGTAGAAGCTAAGCCCCACCCGATAGCCTTCGCCCGAAAACCCCAAAAAGGTAAAAGCGCTGAAGTTGGTGGCAATCAGAGTCATAAACAGAACCCAAGGGCTCACATTTCGGCCCGCCAAGAAGTAATCATCCGGCGTATCTTGTCGTTGACGATAGCCCACTAGACCCGTCAAAAGAGTGACCAACAGATAGACACCCAAGATCAAATAAGGCATCATCTTGCCCCTCCCTTAGGGCTGGGTACCTTCCAAAACGTGCGAGAGAATATCAGCAGCATGAGGGATAGCAGCACCTGCAGCCCCCCAAAATAAAAGACCCAGACTGGGAGATGTAGCACCCAAAAAGATCCACTCTGATGCCACCACCAGACGTCAAGGGATAGCAAAAACAGAACGGTAAAACCAAAGAACCAAACAGATGGCATCTCTAGAACTCTGTTCCGACTCATTGCACACCTCAATCGTGGATTGATTAGCACTCTATCTCCTTTCCAGGCGGCACTGAGCGATCGATTCATTACCCGCAAAATTTTAAGCTCGACCTTCCCTCAGAGCGAGTTTAGTTGTGCAGCGCATTTCTACAAAATTCGGAGCCGGAAATTCTTGAAATCGTCGAGTCAGCATTCAGAAATACTGGCTTAGCATCCACCACTTCTCATAGCTCCTGCAAGGGCTTTAGGCCTCTCTCATCAGATGTTTAGACTTGCCTCAGTAGAATTTAGGGCTGGCTCAACATAATCAAAGAGCCATCAACGCCAAAAAGAGTTGACAGAGTATTTCTTCATTGATACAGTACATACGTACTAGCCCAGCCGAGATCTACAGCAGAGGAATAGTAATGCACGCTAGAATCGCCCAGCCACAGACGCCTCAAGACTATGTGCTGACGAAGATCAACCATATCTATGATCGCAATCGCAAATTGCGCCTAGCGAAGCGTCATCAGGTGATTCTGCGACATCGCCGACGCTTGGTTCGGGCCAGAGCAAAGTTCAAGCAAGAACTCGATAGAGCGCTACACCCTAAAACGCAGCAGGGCTTAGGGGTCGCGGTCAGTCTCGACGAACGTTACCTAACACAGCCGGGCTTTATCGCCTATTTTGAGTTTGAAGGTCACTGCTGGATGCTGGCTCTTCAGCAGAAGTCCTGGCATAGCGAGTGGTTCTTCAAACGCGAAGATCAGTCCTCCGTGACCCGATGCAGCTCACGTACCCTTGAAGCCGCACTCTGCTATGCCCTCGGTCAGTCTCGTCATCAAGCTGCTTAGGTTTCCTCGCCAGCACCGATAAATTCCTTTAATTTGAAGACAGTGTTGTCTATACAAAGGATGGGCCTGTGCCTACAGCTCGCATTGAACCCGGTCCCGGCCAAGAATCTGTCTGGGACTATCCGCGGCCACCGCGCCTAGAAGATTCTGATAAGCATATTCAGATCAAATTTAACGGCGTCATGATTGCCGATACCCAGCGGGCAAAGCGGGTTTTAGAAACCAGTCACCCCCCGGTCTACTACATCCCATTAGAGGACATGCAGCAAGAGTATCTGCAGCAGACGAGTCGTTCAACCTTCTGTGAATGGAAGGGATCGGCATCTTACTACACGCTTGCGGTAGGCGATCAGGTTGCTGAAAACGCCGCTTGGTTCTATCCCAATCCCACAGAGAGATTTGCTTCAATCCAAAACTATGTGGCAGTCTACCCGAGCCGCATGGAAGCTTGTTATGTCGATGGTGAAACCGTACAGTCTCAACCCGGAGACTTCTATGGTGGCTGGATTACCGAAGATATTGTCGGTCCATTCAAAGGCGGAATGGGGACGTGGGGTTGGTAGCGCTTGTTTGCAACCCTTTAGCAGATCGTCTGCTTGTCGCCTGTGGTGATGGCGTGGGCAGATGCGATCGCATCCACAATATGTTCGTGGCCACGCACCTCGATCCGCTCTCCTAGCTCATACTTAGAGTTTTTAGTCTGTGCAAAGACCCGTCCTTCTGTATCAGAAGCGTAGCTCTCAACCAGGGAGGTAAGGATTCTCATTCCAGTCGGATACTTGGGATGACGACTGATGACGCCGCTAATCACGACGTGCTCAGTGACCCTAAGTTCAATCCAGTTATCAAGCTTGGGTACACTAAGTAAGTCCTGCTCAATAGGCTGTAGGGGCTGATCGAAAAAGGCAGTTGTTTCGTTCATCGCATTGCTCAAACTAAGGTGGAATTGCTCTAGCATTGATGCTTGCACCAGCAGTCAATGCTGTTCATAGACTACCCATAGCTTTTACTTGAACAGTCAGTGAAATCACGGAATCCCTTATTGAAAGGGACTCTAGGGGTCATTGGCTCCATCATTACCTTTGAGGGAAGACTCTCTCGAGCTTGCTTCAACGATCGTCACAGGGATGGGGCTAGACTCAAGGACAGCTTGAGACACAGACCCCACAATCAGATTCTCCCAGGCTTGATGCCCTCGTTTGCCGATCACGATATCGCTCACCCTGTATTGCTGGGCCGTGTGTACAATCACGTCTGGAATCGGTCCGTCGAGGATATGAAATCGATGTCGAACATCTAGTAACAATCGCTGGCTGAGGCTCTGGAGAGCTTTGAGGTCATCGGTCTCGTGGGCCTGAGCGATATGGAGAACCATCACTTCACCATCGCTACGTCGGGCCAGTTCTGCTGCCTTAGCTAAGACTTGGGGAGCCAGAGGTGAAGTATCCACAGCTGCCATCAGAAGCGGACGCGTCTGGACCGCAACCTTTGTCGGATCGACAGGGTCTTTTGAGAGAAGTTTGGGGGCAAAGGTGGGAATAGCCCAGGCTCCGAATGGGGCTGTTGTGAGGATAGAAAGGGCTGCGATCGCAAGTATCACTTCCCCACCCTCAATGCCTTGACTCAAAGGGACTGCTCCAATGGCCGCCTGCACCGTTGCCTTGGCCGAATTCCCCGGCAGCAGGAATAGCTTTTCCCGCAGCGTCCAGTTACTGCCCCACGTTGAGAGGAACCAGCCAATAGAGCGTCCTAGCAGCAAGCCAACCACAAGTATTAATAGCCCTGGCAACAGAGTATTTTCCAACGCCCGAATCTGAATGCTGGCCCCTAAAAGAACAAATAGGAGGATTTCAGCAATGCTCCATAGATTGTTGAATTCCAGGCGTAGGCGTCTTGCAAGGGGCGGGTCCAGCTCAATCAAGAAAAATCCGAGGGCCATCGCTGCTAAGTACCCTGAAAAGTAGGGCAGCTTTTGAGCCGCTAGCACCATCAGCAATGCTGTACTGGCGGTAATTAAGAGATCATGAACGGCGGTCTGGCTCCAGTTTTGACGGACCAAGATCACAATCATCAGACGAGCGGCCAAGTACCCCAGCGCGATCCCTAAGACAATCTGACCTAGTACCTGCACCGGCAGCAGCCAAGCTGAGCTAGCCGCGCTCCCTGTAATCACGGTCAGCAGCAGACTAAACACCAGCAGCACCAGCACATCAGAGAGGGCGCTCCCCGTCAAAATCGCATCGGGAATTCCTTTGGCAACCCCAAAACCGAGGCTCTTGAGCCGCAGCATCCCTGGCACAATCACGGCAGGGGATTCGGCCCCCACAACACAGCCCAGCAAGAGGCCTGTGACCCAGTCAAACTGAAACAGCACCATTGCCAGCGTCATCACAACAGTGGCTTCTGCGATCACCGGCAGCAATCCCAATCGGAGAGCGACGGTGCCCTGCTGCTGTAGTTTTTTGCGGTCTAATCCTAAACCCGCCCGCATCAAGATCACCATTACGGCAACGGTGCGTAGATCGTCAGCGCTATCAAGGACGCTGGAATCGAGGACGTTGGCTAACTCTGGTCCGAGGCCAATACCAGCTAGAATCATGCCGATTAAAGGAGGCGCTCCGATTCGGCGGGCGAGTTGCCCTGCGAAAAATCCTGCTAGGAGAATCCAGATGGCGCTGCCTAGCATAAAGAATTAATCAGGGTCACAAGATAGGTGAAAGCGTTTGGACAGGTCACATACACCACTAGGCTGTATCGGTATATTGGATAGTATCAATAGTAACCGTTTGTCCTTTTGGAGAAAGTAGCCGATGCTGATTACCTCCAAACCGAATCAAAAACTAACGCTAGAGACCTACCTTACCTATGAAGATGGCACCGATGTTCTGTATGAGTTAGTCGATGGAGCACTCATTTCAATGGGGTTAGGTAGTGGTCAGCATGGGGTCATCATCAAGTTGTTAGAGCGTCATTTTGATGCTGAAATTGAGCGATCGCAAAAAAACTGGGTCGCACTCTCTCAGGGAACCCTTGGTCTTCAATCCCCCGAGGAGGGCGGTGGGACACCTCACGGATTCCTGATGTGGCTGTTATCACGAAGGAGCAGTGGCGAGAGCTGCAGCAACGAGAGGCAGTTATTCGACTCAATGAATCACCTCCAGTCTTAGTGGTCGAAGTTGTGAGTGAATCAACCAAACGCACAGACTATCGAGCCAAGCGCGCTGAGTACAGCGTCCTAAACATTTCTGAGTACTGGATTGTTGACCCTTTAGTAAAAACGGTGACGGTCCTGACGTTGGCAGACGGATGGTATGAGGAACAGGTCTTCGTCAAGTCTGAGGCTATTATCTCAGATACTACCGACGCTTGCCCTTACGCCTGAAAGTGTTCTACAAGACGTAAGCCGGTGAACGTAGCGATACTGACTTTCTGTAGAGGAAAAATTTTTGGTTTAGGATCATCTCATTAGCAACTCTTTTCCTTGATGGCATCCCCTCTCGTCGTATACTTCAACACAACATGGGACTATACAGCACACCAACCTCTGCAAGAACTGATTGATACTGGTATTGCTACCTCGATCTATGAGTATGATCCGGCGTTCAAGGGGCAGCAGCTATATTTTTGCTATCGCTGTGGATACCCGTGCTACAGGAATCCCACAGAGGGGGTTTCTGTAAATCCGAATAAACGTCCTTTCTTTGCTCACTACAGTATTCCCAATCATCCTCCTTGTAAGCTGCGCACCAGCCAGGGAGAAGGACAAAGCTACTCCTCGGAAGTAATTAAGGGCAAAGCGGTCGAAGATCAATGTCTGACAATTATTGATAGCTGGTGTTCTCTACCTGAAGAGCAAGAGCTAGCAGAGAATGAAAGCAGTCAATATTCGGGAACGGTGGAAGATGAGTTTGGTCCTCCAGCTTGCAAACCTATTGTCCGCTACCTGGGTCTACAGGAGCTAACTGAGCGAAGAATTTATTCAGTACAATACATCGCTTGGCATCTTCACCTCTTCATTGATCGGGACATTCAGCTACCGGAGTGCTTGCATTCAAACCTGTTCCAAGATGCATTCATTCATGCATCCGCTGTATTCAGTTTGGAGACTGGAACACCAGGCTTGTATTGGGGACGTGTAAGGAGTTTGATGTGGATTGGGGAATTTTTATACATCGCCTTTGGCTATGACACTCACTGCTTCTACCTTGCTATTTCAAAAGAGAATGTCAAAGCGAGAGGCTGGAGCGTCGACTATTTGCAAGGCAGATATATTGTTGCGGCAGGTCAGCTAGCAGAGTCACTACTGCTTCAGGACAGAGAAGAGCAGTTTTATTCTTCAAGAGTCTGCCGAGTTGTGGAAGCTCAGGAGTGGGGCGCATCTGGAATTGTCAGCAGGAAAGAAGAGCGATTTCTACCCTCTATTGACGTTGAATGGGTTGATCCAGCTATTTTCCCTAACAAAACTCCTATCACAAATGAAGATGTTGCCAGAAGCCGAGAGAAACGACTGAAAACGTTTG
The genomic region above belongs to Acaryochloris thomasi RCC1774 and contains:
- a CDS encoding class I SAM-dependent methyltransferase, with translation MQNQKTSIVFDQERAASYDQGNAKFAPIHETLHFLMHAVLAGLPADARILCVGAGTGLELLSLAQAFPQWQFTAVEPAAPMLEICRQKAEESDIASRITFHEGYLDSLPPMDLFDAATCLFVSHFLLLQEDISRFFGQIASRLRPGGYFVNATLASDQSTVQYDQLLETWLRLLKFSGMPIEQIEQLPTLYRQEVALRPLPEIESTMMSNGFNTPILFFQALHIYAWYAQRAI
- a CDS encoding helix-turn-helix transcriptional regulator, whose amino-acid sequence is MNSTLQSLFQAINHVEHEYELRSQLVPKLAEYFAAQRSGIFFFDQILSASSSNKNLKKIADVALSVERNPIARYLVERHAPAHEALVTSPKAWRLICPRPDHWHVMAGPIVSEGQLVGVVGCTREKSMPAFDAQDLADVSAVCLHLSVWTTSKRTAKQNGLSLKRNHLTSRELQIADLVASGRTNAEVGAELWITENTVKKALKRMFRKLDVSSRTEMVVQLATDQRQVDSSAHFGSVVTGD
- a CDS encoding HigA family addiction module antitoxin; its protein translation is MRMHDPAHPGEILQEFYMEPYGLSARDFAKRLGVSHSTVARVVSQQTAVSADMALRLEKAVGLSAETWLGMQKNRDLWLASQADTHEEIEAIDFDQLAIAG
- a CDS encoding DJ-1/PfpI family protein, translating into MNDSQKHIIGLVFYPGMTALDVIGPQTVFTGLPGVQVHRIWKTLDPISTDDGMVIVPDTTFADCPALDVVCIGGGRGQGAVTDDPELLNFLQQQGRTAKFVTSVCGGSEFLAKAGLLQGYRAATHWAAREQLAGLGIDVGTERVVIDRNRMTGGGVTAGIDFGLVVASKLCGEEAAKIAQLMMEYDPAPPFDAGSPEKAGTELVEKAMAQVAGVFNPPIKQGV
- a CDS encoding LysR family transcriptional regulator, which translates into the protein MEIQDFRCFVVLSEELNFRRAAEKLNMSQPPLTRLVKRLEQDVGVALFNRTTRTVELTEAGQYFLQEARAFLLHADETARRIRHATANASNHLKIGYVPIALHTVMSPFLNRCRSQFPQVELDLRERSTDRIIDQLHSAEIDIGFLYMPAYSTLLEFKRVYREPMALVVPADHAMADRSSASLREFANDIFVLHPRDENPAMHDEILRCCTIAGFSPRTLKQAHDQTCMALLLAGQGIHFVASGLDCLGSKGLHRIAISDTAPALELAIAWRKEDPSAVVKSLVSNLSTVCSQLRRLSSEGQSLH
- the yghU gene encoding glutathione-dependent disulfide-bond oxidoreductase, which translates into the protein MSSQDNYTPPKVWQWNAENGGAWASINRPIAGPTHDKDLPVGKHPLQLYSMATPNGQKVTIMLEELLALGETGAEYDAYLIKIGDGDQFGSGFVEVNPNSKIPALLDQSTPTPTRVFESGSILLYLAEKFGQLIPTDHQTRTECLSWLFWQMGSAPYLGGGFGHFYSYAPTKIEYCIDRFTMETKRQLDVMNRHLETHQFMAGDQYTIADIAIWPWYGGVVRNVLYSAAEFLDASSYTHVVRWAEEIAERPAVKRGRMVNRTWGALEEQLHERHDAEDFETRTQDKVKAASDL
- a CDS encoding DUF6220 domain-containing protein, with product MTINLDVERDNTYAKNWVNIGFYAVSILFNVCLMAQVLTVGVAYFSDPAWWTVHKWLVRGYGGLSLVLLGGAFMTPSSARIRSLAASLPVLMGFQFFSLHVKTPLHLEIFHPLIGFALFYVSSSLVHNVSRRLFPTGNPSVH